A DNA window from Candidatus Eisenbacteria bacterium contains the following coding sequences:
- a CDS encoding helix-turn-helix transcriptional regulator — MAIIVKLDEVLHNRHMTLTELSEKVDITLANLSILKTGKARAVRFSTLEAICAALQCQPGDLLAFDPATSAEKG; from the coding sequence GCTGGACGAGGTGCTGCACAACCGGCACATGACGCTGACCGAGCTGTCCGAGAAGGTGGACATCACTCTCGCCAACCTCTCCATTCTCAAGACCGGCAAGGCGCGGGCGGTTCGATTTTCGACGCTCGAGGCGATCTGCGCCGCACTGCAATGCCAACCCGGCGACCTGCTCGCCTTCGACCCCGCAACCTCGGCAGAGAAAGGGTAG